In Marivirga salinae, a single window of DNA contains:
- a CDS encoding methyltransferase family protein, with protein MSDIIAYLPIIFAWMLFGILHSVLASNLIKEKISLKPVNYRRLYNIISILAVLFIFFLGSLIPPQYFLPKGQATKSVGLIIATFGFLLAKLAFKPISFSQFIGIKEEDEPKLITKGIYARMRHPLYTALILGLVGFVIFNPTYTHLVHAICILIYLFIGIHYEEKRLIARFGEKYKRYKVRTPMLFPTSFR; from the coding sequence ATGTCTGATATAATTGCATATCTGCCTATCATTTTTGCTTGGATGCTATTTGGTATTCTTCATTCTGTTCTTGCCTCTAATTTGATAAAGGAGAAAATAAGTTTAAAACCCGTTAATTACCGAAGGCTTTATAACATTATTTCTATTCTTGCAGTACTATTTATATTTTTCTTAGGAAGCTTGATTCCTCCGCAATATTTCCTTCCTAAGGGACAGGCTACTAAATCCGTGGGGTTGATTATTGCTACCTTCGGATTTTTATTGGCAAAATTGGCTTTTAAACCTATTAGCTTTTCTCAATTTATAGGAATAAAAGAAGAGGATGAACCCAAATTAATAACCAAAGGTATTTATGCCAGAATGAGACACCCACTTTACACGGCTTTAATTTTAGGCTTAGTGGGTTTTGTCATTTTTAATCCTACTTACACACATTTAGTACACGCAATTTGTATTCTGATTTACCTGTTTATTGGGATACATTATGAGGAAAAGAGATTGATAGCCCGCTTTGGAGAGAAGTATAAGAGGTACAAAGTGCGAACGCCAATGCTTTTTCCTACATCATTTCGTTGA
- a CDS encoding DUF4256 domain-containing protein gives MDGNKTLGKEEMEDLIKTLKNRFDENLHRHKKLEWNNIQEKLVANPDKLWSLNEMEKSGGEPDVIDFDEKTNEYIFCDCSPESPKGRRSVCYDREALEARKKYPPKTSALDMASEMGIELLDETQYRHLQSLESFDQKTSSWLKTPADIRKLGGAIFGDFRFGRVFIYHNGADSYYGARGFRALLKI, from the coding sequence ATGGATGGCAATAAAACTCTAGGCAAAGAAGAAATGGAAGATTTAATCAAGACCTTAAAAAATCGCTTTGATGAAAACCTCCACAGGCACAAAAAACTTGAATGGAATAATATTCAGGAAAAGTTAGTAGCTAATCCTGATAAGTTATGGTCATTAAATGAAATGGAAAAATCAGGAGGAGAGCCTGATGTTATTGATTTTGATGAAAAAACAAATGAGTATATCTTTTGTGATTGCTCCCCTGAAAGCCCAAAAGGCAGAAGAAGCGTTTGCTATGACCGTGAAGCATTAGAAGCAAGGAAAAAATATCCGCCTAAAACCAGTGCATTGGATATGGCTTCTGAAATGGGAATTGAGCTTTTAGATGAAACTCAATATCGTCATTTGCAAAGCCTTGAAAGCTTCGACCAGAAAACTTCAAGCTGGCTGAAAACACCAGCTGATATCCGAAAACTCGGAGGTGCAATCTTTGGAGATTTCCGATTCGGAAGAGTCTTTATTTATCATAATGGCGCTGATTCTTATTATGGTGCTAGAGGTTTCCGAGCTTTGCTCAAGATATAA
- a CDS encoding NYN domain-containing protein, with product MEINLAVLIDGDNIPSANVKEMMEEIAKYGNPTIKRIYGDWTKPNLSKWKNLLLENAITPIQQYGYTTGKNATDSAMIIDAMDILYSQKVHGFCLVSSDSDFTRLATRLREAGMKVYGIGEKKTPNPFIVACDKFIYIEILNNQVEETEDKKSKSKPAVDKVTQKEIKLIASTITDVADDDGWAFLGDVGNLLQKKQPNFDSRNYGFAKLTPLIKSLKNFEIEERFGNKNNLKLVYVRLKKK from the coding sequence ATGGAAATAAATTTAGCAGTATTAATCGATGGAGATAATATTCCTTCAGCCAATGTAAAAGAGATGATGGAGGAAATTGCTAAATATGGTAATCCTACCATCAAAAGAATTTATGGCGATTGGACAAAGCCAAACTTAAGCAAGTGGAAAAATTTGTTGTTGGAAAATGCAATAACACCCATTCAGCAATATGGTTATACCACAGGTAAAAATGCCACTGATTCTGCCATGATCATAGATGCCATGGATATTCTATATTCACAAAAAGTGCACGGTTTCTGTTTGGTTTCCAGCGACAGTGATTTCACTCGTTTAGCTACACGACTGCGTGAAGCAGGAATGAAAGTTTATGGAATTGGAGAAAAGAAAACTCCTAACCCATTTATAGTAGCATGCGATAAGTTTATTTACATAGAAATCCTGAATAATCAAGTAGAAGAAACAGAGGATAAAAAATCAAAATCAAAACCTGCTGTAGATAAAGTTACACAAAAGGAAATCAAATTAATTGCAAGCACAATTACCGATGTGGCAGATGATGATGGCTGGGCATTCTTAGGTGATGTGGGAAACCTGCTCCAAAAGAAACAACCTAATTTTGACTCTAGAAATTATGGGTTTGCAAAATTAACACCGCTTATCAAATCCCTTAAAAACTTTGAAATAGAAGAGCGATTTGGCAATAAAAATAATTTGAAATTGGTATATGTGAGGTTAAAGAAGAAGTGA
- a CDS encoding DUF3137 domain-containing protein, giving the protein MEINVEFKEFYKTELKYKLEKIEKERLVFENKMKKDRKKGVIIALGIALLVSIGVQAMQEEGSFTDFLKAFAIFAPVFSLFGWGFGSHFAMKKMLKLKKPFKEKIVAPIIDHFNSNLKYQPEKSITKEEIKDSELFQENIEYYNGDDLFEGSNSFSDYRFSEMRLGVKVKKPDKDGHMRDISHAIFKGVFLVADFQKIIIDSLIIRPNPSFKEENDKKRFIQKGSKFQKEFAKNKYTHWYIEDVKTSQTLRKVETGDGYFDEQFLIYSSDEEKAKTLLEGGLMDFFLKITDWEKEQTYNDKIEGHLQGNYQFPTIYFSIIGNKAYFGKPFDRNFFSPDLLKSIVDEERTAKFYQEIKELNLLMEQMTQIIPKATSNN; this is encoded by the coding sequence ATGGAAATAAATGTGGAATTTAAGGAGTTTTATAAAACTGAGCTAAAATACAAACTTGAGAAAATTGAAAAAGAACGTTTGGTTTTTGAAAATAAAATGAAAAAAGACCGAAAGAAAGGTGTCATTATCGCTTTGGGTATTGCTCTTTTAGTTTCAATAGGTGTGCAAGCCATGCAAGAGGAAGGTAGCTTTACTGATTTTTTAAAAGCCTTTGCCATTTTTGCACCAGTTTTTTCACTTTTTGGGTGGGGTTTTGGAAGTCATTTTGCAATGAAAAAAATGTTGAAACTTAAAAAGCCATTTAAAGAAAAAATAGTGGCTCCTATCATTGATCATTTCAATTCTAATTTGAAATATCAGCCAGAAAAATCAATCACCAAAGAAGAAATAAAAGACAGCGAATTGTTTCAGGAGAATATAGAGTATTATAATGGAGATGATTTATTTGAGGGTTCAAACTCATTTTCAGATTATCGCTTTTCTGAAATGAGGTTAGGGGTTAAAGTTAAGAAGCCGGACAAGGATGGGCATATGCGTGACATCAGTCATGCAATTTTTAAAGGCGTATTTTTAGTTGCTGATTTTCAAAAAATTATAATAGATTCTTTAATTATTAGACCGAATCCTTCTTTTAAAGAAGAAAATGACAAAAAGCGATTTATCCAAAAAGGTTCAAAATTCCAGAAAGAATTTGCTAAGAACAAATACACTCATTGGTACATTGAGGATGTAAAAACTTCCCAAACTTTAAGAAAAGTGGAAACTGGTGACGGCTATTTTGATGAACAATTTCTAATCTATAGCAGTGATGAAGAAAAAGCAAAAACTTTACTTGAGGGAGGTTTAATGGATTTCTTTTTAAAAATTACAGATTGGGAAAAGGAGCAAACCTACAACGATAAAATTGAAGGTCATTTACAAGGAAATTATCAATTTCCTACCATCTATTTTTCAATTATTGGTAATAAAGCCTATTTCGGAAAGCCTTTTGATAGAAACTTTTTTAGTCCAGATTTACTGAAAAGTATAGTAGATGAAGAAAGAACTGCAAAATTTTATCAAGAGATTAAAGAATTAAATTTACTGATGGAGCAGATGACCCAAATTATCCCAAAAGCTACCTCTAATAATTAA
- a CDS encoding MFS transporter: MNPPIRILPIIVFSQFCCTSLWFAGNAVMPNLLLDFNLAPTALGSLTSAVQFGFIIGTLVFAVLSIADRFSPSKVFFFCALIGAVSNLGAVWGGNTLWSLISFRFVTGFFLAGIYPVGMKIASDYYEKGLGKSLGFLVGALVLGTAFPHLLKQITQNIEWQLVIYITSALAGLGGILLLILVPDGPFQKRSQRPDFSAFFQVFKKKEFRASAFGYFGHMWELYAFWAFVPIILIAYQELHTITEFNIPLLSFIIIGIGSLSCIAGGYISEKYGAKKTASTFLLLSGLCCLISPLIILYTPAGTFILFLIFWGMVVIADSPLFSTLVATHAPAETKGTALTIVNSIGFAITIVSIQLLNILRLEISPVFLYIILAIGPALGLWGLFKEKKSDVKQNNFNY, translated from the coding sequence ATGAACCCACCTATTCGAATTCTTCCCATCATTGTTTTCTCTCAATTTTGCTGCACCTCTCTTTGGTTTGCAGGCAATGCGGTGATGCCAAATTTATTATTAGATTTTAATTTGGCTCCGACTGCCTTAGGTAGTCTGACTTCGGCTGTTCAGTTTGGTTTTATCATCGGTACCTTGGTTTTTGCAGTTCTTTCCATAGCGGATAGGTTTTCTCCTTCTAAAGTCTTTTTCTTCTGTGCATTGATTGGGGCAGTTTCTAATTTGGGTGCAGTTTGGGGAGGAAATACTTTATGGAGCTTGATTAGTTTCCGTTTTGTAACTGGTTTTTTTTTGGCAGGAATCTATCCTGTAGGCATGAAAATAGCCTCCGATTATTATGAAAAAGGTTTGGGCAAATCTTTAGGATTTTTGGTAGGTGCTTTGGTTTTAGGAACCGCCTTTCCACATCTTTTAAAGCAAATTACCCAAAATATTGAATGGCAATTGGTCATTTACATCACTTCTGCTTTAGCTGGATTGGGTGGAATTTTACTCTTAATCTTAGTTCCAGATGGCCCCTTTCAGAAAAGAAGCCAAAGACCTGATTTTTCAGCTTTCTTTCAAGTTTTTAAGAAAAAGGAATTTAGGGCATCCGCTTTTGGCTATTTCGGTCATATGTGGGAATTATATGCTTTTTGGGCATTCGTCCCCATTATTTTAATAGCTTATCAAGAACTTCATACTATTACAGAATTTAATATTCCGCTCTTATCCTTCATCATAATCGGAATTGGAAGTTTATCCTGCATAGCCGGTGGATATATTTCAGAGAAATATGGTGCAAAAAAAACCGCTAGCACTTTCCTTTTGCTATCTGGCTTATGTTGCTTAATATCTCCTTTAATAATCCTTTATACTCCAGCAGGGACATTTATTTTATTCCTGATTTTTTGGGGGATGGTTGTGATAGCTGATTCACCGCTATTTTCAACTTTAGTCGCTACTCATGCACCTGCCGAAACAAAAGGAACTGCTTTGACCATAGTGAATTCCATTGGCTTTGCCATTACCATCGTCAGTATTCAGCTTTTAAATATCCTCCGATTAGAAATTAGTCCTGTCTTTTTATACATCATTCTGGCAATTGGGCCTGCTTTAGGGTTGTGGGGTTTGTTTAAGGAAAAAAAGTCTGACGTAAAGCAGAATAATTTTAATTATTAG
- a CDS encoding SDR family oxidoreductase translates to MSNTKTIAITGATSGIGLATSEELLKKGHHLIFLVRNTEKAQEVIADWDKKENISIIKCDLADLKSVRKAGEELLQKTDKLDVLINNAGGTFNERLESKDGFELHLAVNHLGHFLLTKIAMSLLEKSNTKVINVSSEAHRAGNPNWSDMNLKKKYSTIMGYGNAKLYNILFTKSLADKGLTSYALHPGVIDSGFGDSLPGFFKLMWKLGKPFMKSAREGASTSIYLATNDLPADKNGEYFKDQKVKKASPIANSKASRNKLWEESEKMVEGF, encoded by the coding sequence ATGAGCAATACAAAAACCATCGCTATAACAGGAGCCACATCAGGAATTGGGTTGGCTACTTCTGAAGAATTATTAAAAAAAGGACACCACTTAATATTCTTAGTCCGCAACACGGAAAAGGCCCAAGAAGTAATTGCTGATTGGGATAAAAAAGAAAATATAAGCATCATAAAATGCGATTTGGCAGACCTTAAATCCGTCAGAAAAGCAGGTGAAGAACTCTTGCAGAAAACCGATAAACTGGACGTATTAATCAATAACGCTGGAGGCACATTTAATGAGCGATTGGAAAGCAAAGATGGCTTTGAATTACATTTAGCAGTTAACCATTTGGGACATTTTTTACTTACTAAAATAGCGATGTCTTTACTGGAAAAAAGCAATACTAAAGTAATTAATGTGAGTTCAGAAGCTCACAGAGCTGGAAACCCCAATTGGTCTGATATGAATTTAAAGAAAAAGTATTCCACCATAATGGGATATGGAAACGCAAAATTATACAATATCCTATTCACAAAATCATTAGCAGATAAGGGGTTGACCTCTTACGCACTCCACCCAGGAGTAATCGATTCAGGTTTTGGAGATTCATTGCCAGGCTTCTTTAAGTTGATGTGGAAACTTGGAAAACCCTTTATGAAATCTGCCCGAGAAGGCGCTTCCACTTCCATTTATTTGGCGACAAATGATCTGCCAGCAGATAAAAATGGGGAATATTTTAAAGATCAGAAAGTAAAGAAAGCCTCGCCTATTGCCAATAGCAAAGCCTCAAGAAATAAACTTTGGGAAGAAAGTGAGAAAATGGTGGAGGGGTTTTGA
- a CDS encoding flavin monoamine oxidase family protein, protein MIIIIGAGLSGLVTAYKLKQAKIPFKIVEVKNKIGGRIFTKTTENETTIEMGATWFGRQHQNLIRLLNELEIAAFSQFQGEYYYYDDPDSPHHGKYKLPQQEPTYRIKGGSRSLIEKLYGNLEEEDIVFNTRVIEIRKEKEELVVTADNNVEYRANQVILAVPPKIWSHQINFVPALPQELQHTAKNTQTWMEDSIKAAVEFEQPFWRENNSSATIMSNYGPFIECYDHSNQQENKFALCGFLNPAFKEITKEKREKLVLQQLSNILGEQVLKGISYHEYIWSEDDYVKWPKEIFMQPHQNNGHPIFRESFFNNQLIISSSESASTFPGYMDGAVEAGERTFKIITEKTKVN, encoded by the coding sequence ATGATTATAATCATAGGAGCAGGATTGTCAGGTTTAGTAACCGCTTATAAACTTAAGCAGGCTAAAATACCCTTCAAAATAGTAGAAGTCAAAAACAAAATAGGTGGTAGAATATTTACAAAAACCACAGAAAATGAAACGACTATTGAAATGGGCGCCACCTGGTTTGGAAGACAACACCAAAATCTTATCCGGCTTCTCAATGAACTCGAAATCGCTGCATTTTCCCAATTTCAAGGTGAATATTACTACTACGATGACCCTGATTCTCCTCATCATGGAAAATACAAACTCCCACAACAGGAACCTACATACCGCATAAAAGGGGGAAGCAGAAGTTTGATAGAGAAATTATATGGCAACCTTGAGGAGGAAGACATTGTATTTAATACTAGAGTTATAGAAATTAGAAAGGAAAAGGAAGAACTAGTTGTCACAGCAGATAATAATGTAGAATATAGAGCTAATCAAGTAATATTAGCCGTGCCTCCTAAAATCTGGTCGCATCAAATCAACTTTGTTCCAGCTTTACCTCAAGAATTACAACATACGGCTAAAAATACTCAGACCTGGATGGAAGATTCCATAAAAGCAGCCGTAGAATTTGAACAGCCTTTTTGGAGAGAGAATAATAGTTCAGCTACTATCATGAGCAATTATGGTCCTTTCATTGAATGTTATGATCATTCTAATCAGCAAGAAAATAAATTTGCTTTGTGCGGTTTTTTGAATCCCGCTTTTAAAGAAATTACTAAGGAAAAAAGGGAAAAGTTAGTTCTTCAACAATTGTCAAATATTTTGGGTGAGCAAGTGCTAAAGGGAATAAGCTACCATGAATACATTTGGTCAGAAGATGATTATGTAAAATGGCCAAAAGAAATTTTTATGCAGCCCCATCAAAATAATGGACATCCTATTTTCAGGGAATCCTTTTTCAACAATCAATTAATCATTTCAAGTTCAGAGAGTGCATCAACTTTTCCCGGTTATATGGATGGAGCGGTTGAAGCAGGAGAAAGGACATTTAAAATAATAACTGAAAAAACTAAAGTGAATTAA
- a CDS encoding formate--tetrahydrofolate ligase, which yields MTDLEIANKSKLQHIQQIAEKLGISSEDLEMYGKYKAKLPIDLIDENKIDQSNLILVSAISPTPGGEGKTTMSIGLSEALNQLGKKTTVVLREPSLGPVFGMKGGATGGGNAQVLPMEDINLHFTGDFSAIEKANNLLSAIIDNNLQSKTNSLGIDPRTIAWKRVMDLNDRALRNIVVGLGGTTNGIPRETGFDITAASEIMAILCLSSDLIDLKNRLGNIFVGYTFDKKPIYARDLKAEGAMTALLKDAIKPNLVQTIEGNPAIIHGGPFANIAQGTNTVIATKMGMSLSDYTVTEAGFGFDLGGEKFLDIKCQSANLKPKVVVLTTTIRALKYHGGADLKELKEPNLEVLKNGFPNLEKHIENVKKFGITPIIAINKFNTDTEEEIDAVLKFALLKNIQAAATDVWADGGKGALGLANLVIDSVNAELSHFKPLYDWKSPVKDKIAKIAQEIYGATRVEYASKAIADLRRIENLELSNLPICMAKTEKSLSDNPKLLGRPKDFVITVREIEIAAGAGFIIPITGTIMRMPGLPAHPASEQVDVNEEGKITGLF from the coding sequence ATGACAGATTTAGAAATAGCCAATAAAAGCAAACTGCAACATATTCAGCAAATTGCTGAAAAATTAGGGATAAGTTCCGAAGACCTTGAAATGTACGGCAAGTATAAAGCCAAACTACCCATCGATTTAATTGATGAAAACAAGATTGATCAAAGTAATTTAATTCTTGTTTCGGCTATTTCACCCACACCTGGTGGGGAAGGTAAAACCACCATGTCAATAGGGCTTTCCGAAGCCTTAAATCAATTGGGAAAGAAAACCACAGTGGTTTTACGAGAGCCCTCGCTTGGGCCTGTTTTTGGAATGAAAGGCGGGGCAACTGGTGGAGGAAATGCGCAGGTTCTTCCTATGGAAGATATTAACCTTCACTTTACTGGAGACTTCTCTGCAATTGAAAAAGCTAATAATTTACTTTCGGCAATAATTGACAACAATCTGCAAAGCAAGACCAATTCTTTAGGGATTGATCCGCGGACAATTGCTTGGAAACGTGTTATGGATTTGAATGATCGTGCTTTGAGAAATATCGTGGTAGGATTGGGTGGAACAACCAATGGAATCCCAAGAGAAACGGGATTTGATATTACGGCCGCTTCAGAAATCATGGCCATTCTTTGTCTTTCTTCTGATTTAATAGATTTGAAAAATAGACTGGGAAATATTTTTGTCGGCTATACTTTTGATAAAAAACCCATTTATGCAAGAGATCTGAAAGCAGAAGGTGCTATGACTGCCTTGTTAAAGGATGCCATCAAACCCAATCTCGTTCAAACTATAGAGGGAAATCCGGCTATTATTCATGGTGGGCCATTTGCCAATATTGCGCAAGGAACTAATACAGTGATTGCCACCAAAATGGGGATGTCTTTATCAGATTATACCGTGACCGAAGCAGGCTTTGGTTTTGATTTGGGTGGAGAAAAATTCTTGGATATTAAATGTCAAAGCGCTAATTTAAAACCAAAAGTTGTGGTGCTAACTACTACTATTCGTGCACTGAAATATCATGGCGGAGCGGACTTAAAAGAACTCAAAGAACCAAATTTAGAGGTATTGAAAAATGGATTTCCAAACCTGGAAAAACATATTGAAAATGTGAAGAAATTTGGAATCACGCCAATTATTGCCATCAATAAATTCAATACTGACACAGAAGAAGAAATTGATGCAGTTCTAAAATTTGCTCTACTAAAAAATATTCAAGCCGCGGCAACAGATGTTTGGGCAGATGGAGGAAAAGGAGCCTTGGGTTTAGCAAACCTAGTAATCGATTCCGTAAATGCAGAGCTTTCCCATTTTAAACCTTTATACGACTGGAAAAGTCCGGTAAAAGATAAGATAGCCAAAATAGCCCAGGAAATATATGGTGCCACAAGAGTGGAATATGCAAGTAAGGCAATTGCAGATCTACGAAGAATTGAAAACTTAGAATTGAGTAATTTGCCTATTTGCATGGCTAAAACCGAAAAATCGCTTTCCGATAATCCAAAGTTGTTAGGAAGACCAAAAGATTTCGTCATCACCGTTCGAGAAATAGAAATTGCAGCTGGAGCAGGTTTTATTATTCCTATAACTGGAACAATTATGCGAATGCCAGGCTTGCCGGCTCATCCCGCTTCAGAACAAGTTGATGTGAATGAAGAGGGGAAGATTACGGGCTTGTTTTAG
- a CDS encoding T9SS type A sorting domain-containing protein, whose translation MKTYILLFIALIFANSGFAQLVVKPSTPVTGYSQPHWNVDSDLNDNYMVVTFGNQNPSTSAGGSGTYMTIFDNLGSPLVQNIQVLNIGQTVSRVKISADNYIYVLGLQYNSPNNRLVLKKYNLSGTMVGQTIVDKYDPSNYFDLAITENNHVLVSLFDGDKLKIKSYKNSLADNGEIGVDNVTHLHLPTNKLRAHSMDYKDGYILIGYSRGVDASNLAKIKKYKYNAATPAISPVVENHSFYGGFKRVSLGENNSHQVALRKNGDIFYVNAISGVKRISGNNTYTVSTRRLVKVNVDANDQLLISWTDNSKAYARLFDANNSHVRLYTEDGNINGSWAPAFNNCQFIIAGDKSNQATDFHTYRKPHYQVFNCSECEIGSESTAAAEFRYPNQMLELNSMYGPIEVAELCLVDDLLVDGSASCSEDAYFVGLSEFDLMNWTDINVLHSGWVSNGQAPNDIDITDFLPQGYQLRPNKVYKFRLAVGPNWDAVDIFFKVACCQREIIGVDDDVIGIALDSIRGKADVNPIETEELEVDIFPNPAKDYVTFDFSKEEILNNVAVNISNFSGKEVFNARSKEEQLKVDITEWEKGIYICEITLNGKKSIKRIVKE comes from the coding sequence ATGAAAACTTACATTTTACTTTTCATCGCCCTAATATTCGCTAATTCGGGCTTTGCACAATTAGTAGTTAAACCCTCGACACCCGTTACCGGCTATTCACAGCCACATTGGAACGTAGATAGCGATTTAAATGACAATTATATGGTGGTTACCTTTGGAAACCAAAACCCTAGTACATCTGCTGGTGGCTCGGGGACATATATGACAATATTTGATAATCTTGGCTCACCATTAGTACAGAATATACAAGTGCTAAACATAGGTCAGACTGTGAGTAGAGTTAAAATATCAGCCGATAACTACATTTATGTTTTGGGCTTGCAATACAACAGCCCTAATAACAGACTTGTCTTGAAGAAATATAATTTATCCGGAACTATGGTAGGACAAACCATTGTAGACAAATATGACCCAAGTAATTATTTTGATTTAGCTATCACAGAAAATAACCATGTATTAGTATCACTCTTTGATGGTGATAAATTAAAGATTAAAAGTTATAAGAATAGCCTTGCCGATAATGGAGAAATTGGAGTGGATAATGTGACGCATCTTCATCTTCCAACTAACAAACTTAGGGCACATTCAATGGACTATAAAGATGGGTATATATTGATTGGTTATTCAAGAGGTGTTGATGCTAGCAATTTAGCGAAAATCAAAAAGTATAAATATAATGCTGCTACACCTGCTATTTCCCCTGTTGTTGAAAACCATTCTTTTTATGGCGGATTTAAAAGAGTAAGTCTGGGAGAAAACAATTCACATCAGGTAGCTTTAAGGAAAAACGGGGATATTTTTTATGTGAATGCAATTTCAGGAGTTAAAAGAATTTCAGGAAATAATACTTATACGGTTAGTACCCGAAGGTTGGTAAAAGTGAATGTGGATGCTAACGATCAGTTGCTTATTTCATGGACAGATAACTCTAAAGCTTATGCAAGATTGTTTGATGCTAATAATAGCCATGTTCGTCTATATACTGAAGATGGAAATATAAACGGTTCATGGGCACCTGCTTTTAACAATTGTCAGTTTATTATTGCTGGGGACAAAAGCAATCAGGCTACTGATTTCCATACTTACAGAAAACCACATTATCAGGTTTTTAACTGCTCAGAATGTGAAATAGGTAGTGAGTCTACTGCTGCGGCTGAATTCAGATATCCAAACCAAATGCTGGAACTAAATTCAATGTATGGCCCGATAGAAGTAGCTGAATTGTGCCTGGTAGATGATTTATTGGTAGATGGCTCTGCAAGTTGCAGCGAGGATGCTTATTTTGTTGGGCTTTCAGAATTTGACCTTATGAATTGGACAGATATTAACGTTCTGCATTCTGGATGGGTAAGTAACGGTCAGGCTCCTAATGATATTGATATAACTGACTTTTTGCCGCAAGGGTATCAATTGCGACCTAATAAAGTCTATAAATTTAGATTGGCGGTTGGACCAAATTGGGATGCGGTGGATATTTTCTTCAAAGTAGCATGCTGTCAAAGAGAAATTATAGGCGTAGACGATGATGTGATTGGAATTGCCCTTGATTCTATTAGAGGAAAAGCAGATGTTAACCCAATAGAAACCGAGGAACTTGAGGTAGATATTTTCCCGAACCCTGCAAAAGACTATGTGACGTTTGACTTTTCAAAAGAAGAAATTTTGAATAATGTTGCAGTAAATATTAGCAACTTCTCAGGCAAAGAAGTATTTAATGCACGCTCGAAAGAAGAACAATTAAAAGTTGATATTACCGAATGGGAAAAAGGCATATACATTTGTGAAATTACCCTCAATGGTAAAAAATCGATTAAAAGAATTGTGAAGGAATAA
- a CDS encoding sigma-70 family RNA polymerase sigma factor — MKEECKAVFPIYLEFKDEIQRHILKKVKSKEVAEDLTSQLALKLYSSCEKLHDVNNLRAWIYRIASNTVIDYFRDEQKKQSQSISDDLLEDEDEDFVNIAVENCVLQLLEQLPDKYKEAVRMSDLEGVNQKKIAEKLNISYSAAKMRVQRGRESLKSKFYECCSCVTEG; from the coding sequence ATGAAAGAAGAATGTAAAGCTGTTTTTCCAATCTACTTGGAATTTAAGGATGAAATCCAGCGCCATATCCTGAAGAAAGTCAAATCCAAAGAAGTAGCTGAGGATTTGACTTCTCAGTTAGCTCTTAAGTTATATAGTTCTTGTGAGAAACTACATGATGTTAATAATCTGCGAGCCTGGATTTATCGTATAGCCTCCAATACTGTAATTGATTACTTTAGAGATGAGCAAAAGAAACAAAGTCAATCCATATCGGATGATTTATTAGAAGATGAGGATGAAGATTTTGTAAATATTGCAGTGGAGAATTGTGTGTTGCAGCTGTTGGAACAATTACCTGATAAATATAAGGAGGCCGTGAGAATGTCTGATTTGGAAGGTGTAAACCAAAAGAAGATTGCGGAGAAATTGAATATTTCCTATTCAGCTGCGAAAATGCGGGTGCAAAGAGGAAGGGAATCCTTAAAATCTAAGTTCTATGAATGTTGTAGTTGTGTAACAGAGGGATAA
- a CDS encoding ArsI/CadI family heavy metal resistance metalloenzyme, which produces MKRIHIMLNVSSLENAKKFYSALLGTVPTKEKDDYLQWKIDNPSLNLSIKSNAAEAFGVNHLGIEASSDKELQSLYLQAKNANVAMEEEGLTSCCYAKSQKSWAKDPDQNEWELFTTYQDNPGYYESAVALK; this is translated from the coding sequence ATGAAAAGAATACACATTATGTTGAACGTAAGTAGCTTAGAAAATGCTAAGAAGTTTTATTCAGCTTTATTGGGAACAGTTCCCACTAAAGAAAAAGACGATTATTTACAGTGGAAGATTGACAATCCTAGTCTGAATCTAAGTATTAAAAGTAATGCAGCAGAAGCTTTTGGAGTAAATCACTTAGGCATTGAAGCCAGCTCAGATAAGGAACTGCAAAGCCTTTACCTTCAAGCAAAAAATGCTAATGTGGCCATGGAAGAAGAAGGTTTAACTAGCTGTTGCTATGCAAAATCACAAAAGTCATGGGCAAAAGATCCAGATCAAAATGAATGGGAATTATTTACCACTTATCAGGACAACCCTGGGTATTATGAAAGTGCTGTTGCATTGAAATAA